The following proteins are co-located in the Deltaproteobacteria bacterium genome:
- a CDS encoding dihydrofolate reductase family protein, translating into MTPLAPLESLLDRTGGDEFPLPPGLAALYGPLRFPLRKGRPYVIGNFVATVDGVASLSAPGLSGGGPISGSNPHDRMVMGLLRSVADAVIVGAGTLRSVPNHLWTAEHIYPPLADSYRRLRTALGKSAPALNVIVTARGELDLDLPVFRSAKVKVLIVTTPEGARRLRARDLPPPVAIEEAGEGGPIGAREVLSAVGRILPGDILLVEGGPRLMGDFFHEMCLDELFLTIAPQVAGRDGSVDRPGMVAGKRFAPESPRWGTLAGVKRAGSHLFLRYAFPVER; encoded by the coding sequence ATGACCCCCCTGGCGCCCCTGGAATCCCTCCTGGACCGAACCGGCGGGGACGAATTCCCCCTTCCCCCCGGGCTGGCGGCGCTCTACGGTCCGCTCCGGTTTCCCCTGCGGAAAGGCCGCCCGTACGTGATCGGCAACTTCGTCGCCACGGTGGACGGCGTCGCATCCCTGTCCGCTCCCGGTTTGTCGGGCGGCGGACCCATCAGCGGCTCCAACCCGCATGACCGCATGGTCATGGGATTGCTGCGATCCGTCGCGGACGCCGTGATCGTCGGAGCCGGGACGCTCCGCTCCGTCCCGAACCACCTCTGGACCGCGGAGCATATCTACCCGCCGCTGGCCGACTCGTATCGCCGGCTGCGGACCGCCCTCGGGAAGAGCGCCCCCGCGCTGAACGTCATCGTCACCGCGCGGGGCGAACTCGATCTGGACCTTCCGGTATTCCGGTCGGCGAAGGTGAAGGTGCTTATCGTCACGACACCGGAGGGCGCCCGCCGGCTTCGCGCACGAGACCTTCCCCCCCCGGTCGCAATCGAGGAAGCGGGGGAGGGGGGCCCGATCGGCGCGCGGGAGGTTCTTTCCGCGGTCGGCCGTATCCTCCCCGGAGATATCCTCCTTGTGGAGGGCGGACCGCGGTTGATGGGGGATTTTTTCCACGAAATGTGCCTGGACGAGCTTTTCCTGACGATCGCGCCGCAGGTCGCCGGGCGGGACGGGTCGGTGGATCGCCCCGGGATGGTCGCAGGGAAACGCTTCGCGCCGGAGTCCCCGCGGTGGGGAACCCTCGCGGGCGTGAAACGCGCCGGCAGCCACCTGTTCCTTCGATACGCGTTTCCGGTCGAGCGCTAA
- a CDS encoding Crp/Fnr family transcriptional regulator — protein sequence MSVITAVDLFQGISDPEARRVARLCTERQYRKGTTIFSKGDPAHSLYIVKEGNVRILSLSDKGAETIVHILKEGAIFGELLLSEERRAFTAVADTDARVTVLSKTGLLELLAAIPTVSTNFIRLLSKRLATVEKEYGDFGHTWSYNRLRKVLLRLCEEHGRETPEGIVIPLRLTHEDLANLIGTTRETVTTQMIRFRRLGLVKSRDRFLVVDRRRLAAFDRP from the coding sequence ATGTCCGTTATCACAGCGGTCGATCTGTTCCAGGGGATTTCCGACCCCGAGGCCCGGAGAGTGGCGCGCCTGTGCACCGAGCGGCAGTACCGGAAGGGCACCACGATCTTCTCCAAGGGCGATCCGGCCCACTCCCTCTACATCGTCAAGGAGGGGAACGTGAGGATTCTTTCCCTCTCGGACAAAGGCGCGGAAACGATCGTGCACATCCTCAAGGAAGGCGCCATCTTCGGGGAACTCCTCCTCTCCGAGGAGCGGCGAGCCTTCACCGCCGTCGCCGACACGGATGCACGGGTCACCGTCCTGTCGAAGACCGGTCTTCTGGAACTTCTGGCCGCCATTCCCACCGTTTCGACGAATTTCATCCGGCTGCTGTCGAAACGGCTGGCGACCGTGGAGAAGGAATACGGGGATTTCGGGCACACCTGGTCCTACAACCGGCTCAGGAAGGTCCTGCTCCGGCTCTGCGAGGAGCACGGCAGGGAAACCCCAGAGGGAATCGTGATCCCGTTGCGCCTGACGCACGAGGATCTGGCGAACCTGATCGGGACCACCCGGGAGACGGTCACGACCCAGATGATACGGTTCCGCCGCCTGGGCCTCGTAAAGAGCCGCGACCGCTTCCTCGTCGTCGACAGGCGAAGGCTCGCGGCGTTCGATCGTCCTTAG
- a CDS encoding OFA family MFS transporter, with the protein MEAAMGEGDRSMNRWWRVAGALLMNLPLGALYAWSIFVLPLEQEFGWTRTQTSWVFTIAVFVFGLSFIAAGRLQDKKGPFWISVAGSVLFSLGWVLATYAKDLFALYLTMGVVLGIGSGFGYATPIPVLSKWFPDRRGLAVGLAVAGYGGGSFIISFIGKPMLTAFGWRDTFLYLGIGYFIATMIGAFILRNPPTGWKPAGWVPAAATAKVTASRHEYAPGEVVRTPAFYFMWAAYALGTGAGLMLISQLVPFGRQQLNIVDVAANLAIAVGAVGNASGRIFSGWLSDTIGRLQTLRLMVGVSILAFLALPHISGAAMLYGMVFVVYYCYGTQLSVYASTTGDFFGTKNLGVNYGLLFTAWGVAGIIGPIIAGRLFDIFGNYTNAFYVGSGICVVALGSLLAAKRPEVPVAAGADVVKGVSKAA; encoded by the coding sequence ATGGAAGCGGCGATGGGCGAGGGGGACAGGTCGATGAACCGGTGGTGGCGGGTCGCCGGGGCCTTGCTGATGAACCTGCCGCTGGGGGCTCTATACGCGTGGAGCATCTTCGTGCTCCCGCTGGAGCAGGAATTCGGCTGGACGCGAACGCAGACGTCCTGGGTCTTCACGATCGCGGTCTTCGTTTTCGGGCTGAGCTTCATCGCGGCCGGACGATTGCAGGACAAAAAAGGGCCGTTCTGGATATCCGTCGCGGGATCGGTCCTGTTCAGCCTCGGGTGGGTACTCGCGACGTATGCGAAGGACCTGTTCGCGCTGTATCTCACGATGGGCGTCGTGCTGGGGATCGGCAGCGGGTTCGGGTACGCGACACCGATCCCGGTGTTGTCGAAATGGTTTCCCGATCGCAGGGGGCTGGCGGTGGGACTCGCCGTCGCGGGGTACGGCGGCGGATCCTTCATCATCTCCTTCATCGGGAAGCCGATGCTCACCGCGTTCGGCTGGCGGGACACGTTCCTGTACCTGGGGATCGGCTACTTCATCGCGACGATGATCGGCGCGTTCATCCTGCGGAATCCGCCGACGGGTTGGAAGCCGGCGGGCTGGGTGCCCGCGGCGGCGACCGCGAAAGTAACGGCGTCGCGGCACGAGTACGCTCCGGGCGAGGTGGTCAGGACGCCCGCATTCTATTTCATGTGGGCCGCATACGCCCTCGGAACCGGCGCCGGGCTCATGCTGATCAGCCAGCTGGTGCCGTTCGGCCGACAGCAGCTGAATATCGTGGACGTCGCGGCCAACCTGGCCATCGCCGTCGGTGCCGTGGGGAACGCTTCCGGACGGATCTTCTCCGGATGGTTGTCGGACACCATCGGGCGGCTCCAGACGCTTCGTCTGATGGTGGGTGTGTCGATCCTGGCGTTCCTGGCCCTTCCGCACATCAGCGGAGCGGCGATGCTGTACGGCATGGTGTTCGTCGTCTATTACTGCTACGGGACGCAGCTGTCGGTCTACGCGTCCACGACGGGCGACTTCTTCGGAACGAAGAACCTGGGCGTCAACTACGGCCTGCTCTTCACCGCGTGGGGGGTAGCGGGGATCATCGGTCCGATCATCGCCGGCCGGCTGTTCGACATCTTCGGGAACTACACCAACGCGTTCTACGTCGGATCGGGGATCTGCGTCGTGGCGTTGGGGAGCCTGCTGGCCGCAAAGCGGCCCGAAGTCCCGGTCGCGGCCGGGGCGGATGTGGTCAAGGGGGTGTCGAAGGCGGCATGA